A stretch of the Aegilops tauschii subsp. strangulata cultivar AL8/78 chromosome 4, Aet v6.0, whole genome shotgun sequence genome encodes the following:
- the LOC109763301 gene encoding silicon efflux transporter LSI2 encodes MALASLPKVVLGSFAFAIFWMMAVFPSVPFLPIGRTAGSLLSAVLMIVFHVISPDDAYASIDLPILGLLFSTMVVGGYLKNAGMFKHLGTLLAWKSQGGRDLLCRVCVVTALASALFTNDTCCVVLTEFVLELAAERNLPAKPFLLALASSANIGSSATPIGNPQNLVIAFNSKISFPRFLIGILPAMLAGMAVNMVMLLCMYWKDLEGVAPDAAGKQMSVVEEGGRSPSVASLKSPHPFNGTTADDGNESMMEENISTKHPWFMQCTEHRRKLFLKSFAYIVTLGMVVAYMAGLNMSWTAITTAIALVVVDFRDAEPCLVKVSYSLLVFFSGMFITVSGFNKTGLPGAIWNFMAPYSKVDSAGGISVLSVIILLLSNLASNVPTVLLMGNEVATAAALISPAAVTRSWLLLAWVSTVAGNLSLLGSAANLIVCEQARRAPRNAYELTFWNHLIFGVPSTLIVTAVGIPLIGKM; translated from the exons ATGGCGCTCGCGTCCCTCCCCAAGGTGGTGCTCGGCTCCTTCGCCTTCGCCATCTTCTGGATGATGGCCGTGTTCCCGTCGGTGCCCTTCCTGCCCATCGGCCGGACGGCGGGCTCGCTGCTCTCCGCCGTGCTCATGATCGTCTTCCACGTGATCAGCCCCGACGACGCCTACGCCTCCATCGACCTCCCCATCCTCGGCCTGCTCTTCTCCACCATGGTCGTCGGCGGCTACCTCAAGAACGCCGGCATGTTCAAGCACCTCGGCACGCTCCTCGCCTGGAAGAGCCAGGGCGGCCGCGACCTGCTCTGCCGCGTCTGCGTCGTCACGGCGCTCGCGTCGGCGCTCTTCACCAACGACACCTGCTGCGTCGTGCTCACCGAGTTCGTGCTCGAGCTCGCCGCCGAGCGGAACCTCCCGGCCAAGCCCTTCCTCCTCGCCCTCGCCTCCAGCGCCAACATCGGCTCCAGCGCCACCCCCATCGGCAACCCGCAGAACCTGGTCATCGCCTTCAACAGCAAGATCTCCTTCCCCAGGTTCCTCATCGGCATCCTGCCGGCCATGCTCGCCGGCATGGCCGTCAACATGGTCATGCTGCTCTGCATGTACTGGAAGGACCTGGAGGGCGTGGCCCCCGACGCGGCCGGCAAGCAGATGTCGGTCGTCGAGGAGGGCGGCCGCTCGCCGTCCGTGGCGTCGCTCAAGAGCCCGCACCCGTTCAACGGCACCACCGCCGACGACGGGAACGAGTCGATGATGGAGGAGAACATCTCGACCAAGCACCCGTGGTTCATGCAGTGCACGGAGCACCGGCGCAAGCTGTTCCTCAAGAGCTTCGCCTACATCGTGACGCTGGGCATGGTGGTGGCATACATGGCCGGGCTCAACATGTCGTGGACGGCCATCACCACCGCCATCGCGCTCGTCGTCGTCGACTTCCGGGACGCCGAGCCTTGCCTCGTCAAGGTCTCCTACTCGCTGCTCGTCTTCttctccggcatgttcatcacGGTGAGTGGGTTCAACAAGACGGGGCTGCCGGGCGCCATCTGGAACTTCATGGCGCCCTACTCCAAGGTGGACAGCGCCGGCGGCATCTCCGTGCTCTCCgtcatcatcctcctcctctccaaCCTCGCCTCCAACGTACCAACAG TGCTACTGATGGGGAACGAGGTGGCGACCGCGGCGGCTCTGATCTCCCCGGCGGCAGTGACTCGGTCGTGGCTGCTGTTGGCGTGGGTGAGCACGGTGGCGGGCAACCTGTCGCTGCTGGGGTCGGCGGCGAACCTGATCGTGTGCGAGCAGGCGCGCCGGGCGCCGCGCAACGCCTACGAGCTCACCTTCTGGAACCACCTCATCTtcggcgtgccctccaccctcatcGTCACCGCCGTCGGCATCCCCCTCATCGGAAAGATGTAG